GAGTGCCAAAGGGCACTCTCTCGAGAGAGGATAGAGAAGGTGCGGGGACTTTGGTAACGGACACGATGCTACAAGAGGGAGGACTTGGGGAAGTCCGCCGAGAGCGAAGCTTTCGTCGGGGGCCATGAGACAGCTGGACGGCGGCCCGGGGTGAAGGACTCCGTGGGTGCGCTGGAGCTCGGCGGATCATCCGGCCGCGCTCTTCCACGAGGGCGTTTGTCAGGGGGCTCCCTCGGGGAGCAACGACCGGCGCCTGGATGAAGAAAGGGGAAAGGCGGCCAGGCGGCTTGCGAGGTCATCGGCGAAAAAGGCAGCCATGCGTGAGACCGTGTCCGCAACGGAAGAAAAGGTCCACCTGGGTGCGACGCGCGAGTAGGCGGCTAACCACCTGGAAGGGGTGGTGATCGAGTCCCGGGGTCGGCCCCGGGCGGTTCTGTTGTCGTTCGAAGAGCATCAGAGCTCAAACAGGCCTAGCAGGTGACGTGGCGACAGGAGGTACTGGCCCGGTCTGGCCGTGTGAGGTTCGGGGGGCGGTGAGCCCGTGAGAGTTCTGCTCGACGCGAATCTGTTTGTCAGCTACCTGCTCGGCCCTGGCCGGAAAGGTCCGGTGGATGCTGTTGTGAGGGCGGAGAGCCTCGGGCGGCTTGCCCTGCTTGTGCCCGCGGGGCTGTTCGAGGAGATCAGTCCGAGGAGGGTAAGGCGTATCTTGCGGAGCGGATCCGGTAGGGTACGGAGGAGCTCCTCGAGGCCCTCCGAAAAGTCGGGGAGGTACTTCCGGCGATTTCCGAGCCGGCTCGTCCTCTCCCCCACGGGGGCGGGGTCGGCAAGGGGGGCAGAAGACCCCGGCCCGGGGGCAGGTCCAGGACGGAGATGTTGGGGAGCACCTTCTCGCCCTCCAGATCCCGGCCCACCCGGGGGGACGTGCCGAACGGAACGGCCGAGACGTTGTCGGGGTGCTGGGTCCCCATGACCGGGGGGATCCGGGTCGGAGGGGCGTGCGGGGAGCGGCCTCGAACTCCCAGCATGGCGGGCCCTCCCGGACGGATCGTCCGGATCGGAGTCAGGAGCCGGTCAGGAATCGGGCCTCCAGGAAGTCGCAGACCGGGCCGGGGTCGTCCAGGGGGAGCACCGGCACGGGAAGGTCGAGGGCTGCGTCGCTGACCACGGCGATCAGGCGGTGGTCCAGAAGGCGGCCGTCCGGGGCGGCGCACAGCAGCTCGGGGCTGCGGGCCGCCCGGTGGACCTCGATCTTGGGCAGGGTGCCCGTCTTGTATCCCTCGGTCAGCACGATGTCGGTCTCGGTCATGAACCGGTAGATGATCTCTTCCAGGGTCATCTCGCCCCGGCCGTTGGGGTGCACCATGGCGAGCTTCTCGGCCGAGGAGATCACCATGGGGCTCGCCCCGGCCCGGGTAAGCCGCCAGGAGTCCTTGCCTTCGTGGTCGATCTCGAACCGGTGAGCATCGTGCTTGATGGTTCCTACCCGGTACCCCCGCCGGGTGAGCTCACGGATCACCTTCTCGAGCAGGGTGGTCTTGCCTGTGCCCGATTTGGCCACGAACGAGACGGCCGGGGGCCCGAAGCCCCGGAGCCGGGCCAGGTGCAGCCGGCACGCGTCCAGGTCGGCCGGGGTGTGGACGTTCCGAAACGCCAGGCCCGCCGGGTCCAGCACCTCCAGATCGTCCCGGCCCACGA
This is a stretch of genomic DNA from Deferrisoma camini S3R1. It encodes these proteins:
- the mobB gene encoding molybdopterin-guanine dinucleotide biosynthesis protein B, which gives rise to MRDTRTAVILANSHEKRWRWELQGEMLLQRVRRILEGFFDRVLVVAPDPAPFRALGLEAVADEYPEARLLGAITTGLQHVQSLHAVVVGADMPFLNRRVIRHLYGLRRGWDVVVPRGKEGFEPLCAVYAKTCVAAMEERIRRGNLKVLDLISEVRTRIVGRDDLEVLDPAGLAFRNVHTPADLDACRLHLARLRGFGPPAVSFVAKSGTGKTTLLEKVIRELTRRGYRVGTIKHDAHRFEIDHEGKDSWRLTRAGASPMVISSAEKLAMVHPNGRGEMTLEEIIYRFMTETDIVLTEGYKTGTLPKIEVHRAARSPELLCAAPDGRLLDHRLIAVVSDAALDLPVPVLPLDDPGPVCDFLEARFLTGS